The Primulina tabacum isolate GXHZ01 chromosome 16, ASM2559414v2, whole genome shotgun sequence genome window below encodes:
- the LOC142530192 gene encoding receptor-like kinase TMK4: MPKEKHKFPYKLLFILTSIAATIGHVSADDAQVMADFAKSISPTPQGWTGSNYCKWQGVNCDSSGKVSSINLSSKSLSGMIPSDLNQLSSLKSLSLQRNLFSGPLPPLSNLDSIQEVNLDDNNFDSIPQGFLSGLTSLQAFSVNNNSNLPPWRIPDTLEDSTTLVSFQASKANLVGEIPDIFTSLPNLQSLRLSYNNMSGSLPSSFAKSGMQNLWLNNQMMGFFGTIDVLGTMTQLAEVWLHVNKLSGPIPDLSACTELSDLQLRDNLLTGVIPDSLTKLPKLQEVSLQNNKFQGPVPSFPRGVQANIGTTNSFCSPTPGPCDPQVTILLEVAGAFGYPMTLAESWLGNDPCQNWKFISCDAKGTVVIINFAKQNLTGIISPAFSELTELKTLLLNDNNLDGTIPVSLTSLKQLRILDVSNNNLSGQIPSFSSSVTIKASGNIYIGKDLPSNSQGGSSSSNSGENIDSSSATNGVKSSASTVSPWMIIVPIIFLVIVISALGFVIYRRYSKMRTNRYKWVDKRSETGTNRKQMNYKFDKAKEKERSFSDSTSGTPIRNSGEKNDYQIYDGGNIIIPIDILREVTDNFGKDNIIGKGGFGIVYKGQLHDGTRIAVKRMESSLITDKGISEFKAEIEVLTKVRHKNLVSLHGFCDNGNERLLVYEYMPQGCLGQHLFEWKELESPPLTWNQRVTIALDVARGVEYLHSLAKQSFIHRDLKPSNVLLGDDMRAKVSDFGLVKSTPDGKYSLDTRLAGTFGYLAPEYAATGRVTTKVDVFAFGVVLMEMITGRKALDDSLPEDESQLVTWFRRLLRDKGAIKNALDPVLQSTIDEEDQESIWKVAELAGHCTARESYQRPDMSHAVNVLSPLVEQWQPVPDERENFGIDFKMSLPQVLQQWKDNETLSSDFYNGSTREYSSSSNSTGRMVKNSEFSSSFDGTAGGR, encoded by the exons ATGCCTAAAGAGAAACACAAATTCCCGTataaattattgtttatcttaacATCAATCGCCGCCACCATCGGCCACGTCTCCGCCGATGATGCACAAGTAATGGCCGATTTCGCCAAATCAATCAGCCCAACCCCGCAAGGATGGACGGGTTCCAACTACTGCAAATGGCAGGGTGTCAATTGCGATTCATCAGGGAAAGTTAGCTCAATAAATTTGTCATCAAAATCACTTTCTGGGATGATCCCATCAGATTTAAACCAGCTTTCTAGCCTCAAATCCCTCAGCTTGCAAAGAAACCTGTTCTCCGGCCCCTTGCCGCCTTTATCCAACCTCGATTCCATTCAAGAAGTCAATCTTGACGACAATAATTTCGATTCCATCCCTCAAGGATTCTTGTCAGGATTAACAAGTTTGCAGGCTTTCAGCGTCAATAACAATTCAAATCTTCCTCCCTGGAGAATACCTGATACTCTCGAAGATTCCACCACTCTTGTCAGTTTCCAAGCAAGCAAAGCTAATCTTGTGGGCGAAATCCCAGACATTTTCACATCCCTGCCGAATTTACAGAGCCTCAGGCTCTCGTATAACAACATGTCGGGATCTCTTCCCTCTTCATTTGCGAAATCAGGGATGCAAAATCTGTGGCTTAATAATCAGATGATGGGATTTTTCGGAACAATTGATGTTCTTGGAACAATGACACAACTGGCAGAGGTTTGGCTTCATGTCAATAAATTATCAGGCCCGATACCTGATCTTTCCGCCTGTACAGAACTGTCTGATCTCCAGCTCCGCGATAATCTTCTAACTGGTGTGATTCCCGATTCGTTAACAAAGCTTCCAAAGCTCCAAGAAGTTAGTTTGCAGAACAACAAATTCCAAGGGCCAGTTCCTAGTTTTCCGCGAGGTGTTCAGGCTAATATTGGAACTACAAACAGTTTCTGTAGCCCAACACCAGGCCCTTGTGATCCTCAGGTTACTATATTACTTGAAGTTGCAGGTGCATTCGGCTATCCTATGACACTTGCAGAATCATGGCTTGGAAATGATCCATGTCagaattggaagttcatttcatgtgatgctaaaGGAACTGTCGTTATAATCAATTTTGCGAAGCAGAATTTGACAGGAATCATATCACCGGCCTTCTCCGAATTAACTGAGTTGAAAACTTTACTTTTAAATGATAATAATCTTGATGGAACCATACCCGTGAGCTTGACGAGTTTAAAGCAGCTCCGAATTCTTGATGTCTCAAACAACAATCTCTCTGGGCAAATACCGTCATTCTCTTCATCTGTGACCATAAAAGCATCGGGTAACATATATATTGGGAAAGATTTACCGAGTAACTCTCAGGGTGGAAGTTCATCATCCAACAGCGGAGAAAATATCGATTCCTCTAGTGCAACTAATGGGGTAAAATCTTCTGCATCTACTGTATCTCCATGGATGATCATTGTTCCTATCATTTTCCTTGTGATTGTAATTTCTGCTCTGGGTTTTGTGATATATAGACGTTACTCAAAAATGCGAACCAACAGATACAAATGGGTTGATAAAAGGAGTGAAACTGGGACAAACAGAAAACAGATGAACTACAAATTCGATAAGGCAAAGGAAAAAGAGAGAAGTTTTAGTGACAGTACAAGTGGAACTCCCATCCGAAACAGCGGTGAGAAGAATGATTATCAGATATATGATGGTGGAAATATCATCATCCCGATCGACATTCTCCGCGAAGTGACTGATAATTTCGGAAAAGACAACATAATAGGAAAGGGAGGATTCGGCATTGTTTATAAAGGACAACTCCATGATGGCACAAGAATAGCAGTGAAGAGAATGGAGTCCTCTCTGATAACCGATAAAGGTATAAGCGAGTTTAAGGCTGAAATTGAGGTCCTCACAAAGGTCAGACACAAGAATTTAGTTTCGcttcatggattttgtgacaatGGCAACGAGAGGCTTCTCGTTTACGAGTACATGCCTCAAGGGTGTTTGGGGCAACACTTGTTCGAATGGAAAGAACTTGAAAGCCCTCCACTTACATGGAATCAGAGGGTAACTATTGCATTGGATGTAGCTAGAGGGGTTGAGTACTTGCATAGCTTAGCCAAACAGAGTTTTATTCATAGAGACTTGAAGCCATCAAACGTTCTTCTTGGGGACGACATGAGGGCCAAGGTTTCTGATTTTGGATTGGTGAAATCCACCCCTGATGGTAAATATTCACTCGACACTCGTTTAGCGGGAACTTTTGGCTATCTTGCTCCTGAATATGCTG CCACTGGTAGAGTGACCACAAAAGTCGATGTATTTGCCTTCGGAGTGGTGCTGATGGAAATGATCACCGGCAGGAAAGCTTTAGACGACTCACTGCCCGAGGACGAAAGCCAACTCGTGACATGGTTCAGGCGCCTCCTCCGCGACAAAGGTGCCATAAAAAATGCTCTCGATCCAGTCCTCCAATCAACCATCGATGAAGAAGATCAGGAAAGCATCTGGAAGGTGGCGGAGCTCGCTGGACACTGCACGGCTCGAGAGTCATACCAACGGCCCGACATGAGTCACGCGGTGAACGTGCTCTCGCCTTTGGTGGAGCAATGGCAGCCTGTTCCGGACGAGAGGGAAAATTTCGGGATCGACTTCAAAATGAGCCTCCCACAAGTGTTGCAGCAGTGGAAAGATAATGAAACCTTGTCTTCTGATTTTTACAATGGGAGTACCCGTGAATATAGTTCCAGTTCCAACAGCACCGGTAGAATGGTGAAGAATTCGGAATTTTCGAGCTCCTTCGACGGGACTGCTGGTGGGAGATGA